The following coding sequences are from one Methanosarcina sp. WWM596 window:
- a CDS encoding cysteine desulfurase family protein has protein sequence MIYLDNAACTRLDERVLEAMKPYFFDTYAVATSEFGYSMGIDAKEGLENSREGIASRLGAASEEIVFTSGDTESSNMALKGAAWALKEKKGKHIITSKIEDFPVLNTAKTLQKQGFDVTFLDVDAEGFADLEGLKKAITKETFLVSIQHANQEIGTAQDLTAISEICEEKDVLLHTDATHSFTRLPLNVKELPVDLVTLSAHTIHGPRGIGALYIRKDTPITKFMDGGFQEFNMRSGVENIPGAVGFATAVELVTEEENRRLAAMRDRIIEKALSEITDVTLNGSQTKRLPQNANLTFHYVEGESVTLHMDMRGFAVSTGSACFSRSLEASHVIRGIGGDHERAHGSVRFTFGRYNQMEDADAAIDAMSEIVARLREISPLAKK, from the coding sequence ATGATTTATCTTGACAACGCTGCATGCACCCGGCTTGATGAGAGGGTGCTTGAAGCAATGAAACCTTACTTTTTTGATACTTATGCGGTAGCAACATCTGAGTTTGGCTATTCTATGGGTATCGATGCAAAAGAGGGATTGGAAAATTCCAGGGAAGGTATAGCTTCAAGGCTTGGTGCAGCTTCCGAAGAAATTGTGTTCACTTCAGGGGATACTGAATCAAGCAACATGGCACTTAAAGGAGCAGCCTGGGCCCTTAAGGAAAAGAAAGGCAAGCATATTATCACCTCGAAGATAGAAGATTTTCCAGTCTTAAATACGGCAAAAACCCTCCAGAAGCAGGGCTTTGATGTAACTTTTCTGGATGTGGATGCAGAAGGATTTGCAGACCTTGAAGGGCTAAAAAAAGCAATTACAAAAGAAACCTTCCTTGTTTCGATCCAGCACGCCAATCAGGAAATAGGGACTGCCCAGGATCTTACAGCTATTTCTGAGATATGTGAAGAAAAAGATGTGCTCCTGCATACCGATGCTACCCACAGCTTTACCAGGCTTCCCCTCAATGTGAAGGAATTGCCTGTTGACCTGGTGACGTTGTCAGCCCATACAATTCACGGACCCAGAGGAATAGGGGCACTCTATATCCGGAAAGATACGCCCATAACTAAATTCATGGACGGAGGCTTTCAGGAATTTAACATGAGATCAGGCGTGGAGAATATTCCCGGAGCCGTAGGTTTTGCAACAGCTGTGGAACTTGTAACCGAAGAAGAAAACCGGCGCCTTGCAGCTATGAGGGACCGCATAATCGAAAAAGCCCTTTCCGAGATCACGGATGTAACCCTCAACGGAAGTCAAACGAAACGCCTGCCTCAGAATGCAAACCTGACTTTCCACTATGTTGAAGGAGAGTCCGTAACCCTGCATATGGACATGCGGGGCTTTGCTGTAAGTACTGGTTCTGCCTGTTTTTCCCGCTCCCTTGAAGCCAGCCATGTGATCAGGGGAATCGGAGGGGACCATGAGAGGGCTCACGGCTCGGTGCGTTTTACTTTCGGGCGCTACAACCAGATGGAAGATGCGGATGCGGCTATTGATGCCATGAGTGAAATTGTGGCAAGGCTCAGGGAAATAAGTCCGCTTGCGAAAAAATAA
- a CDS encoding transposase, which translates to MKYKLGHRSYSVYSLHYRFVQCMKYRRKALTNPLVVDFLKTKIHSISETFDVEVLNIECDKEHFLSESRVG; encoded by the coding sequence ATGAAGTATAAACTGGGTCATAGAAGCTATTCTGTATATTCACTCCATTATCGTTTCGTTCAATGCATGAAATATAGAAGAAAAGCTCTAACGAATCCTTTAGTTGTTGATTTTCTCAAAACAAAAATCCATAGCATAAGTGAAACATTTGATGTTGAAGTGCTGAATATCGAGTGTGATAAAGAACACTTTCTATCAGAAAGCAGGGTGGGGTAG
- a CDS encoding glycoside hydrolase family 16 protein, whose translation MQTIKYLICLFTLLVVLITVFQSETNTYPSNGAINWKGQDWYLMGGRSDPGDNYWNKTGAWIDNQNKLHLTVVKDKGIWKCTTLMSQDTYLYGTFTWKVASPVYTFDKNSVVGLFTYLSDSQELDIETTKWGKTEGNQLWYSVQPAKTEGNTQGYQVPLSITGTDTIYRIEWKPTYVRFTSMKENGEIIANLNYTNVSGIPQQPEKVMMNLWLLAPPSDGKNIELIISDFTINND comes from the coding sequence ATGCAGACAATTAAATATTTAATATGTTTATTTACTTTGTTGGTTGTGTTGATTACAGTTTTTCAGTCAGAAACGAATACATACCCATCAAATGGAGCAATTAACTGGAAAGGGCAAGATTGGTATTTGATGGGTGGAAGATCAGATCCAGGTGATAACTACTGGAATAAGACAGGTGCATGGATAGATAACCAAAATAAACTGCATTTAACAGTTGTAAAGGACAAAGGTATATGGAAATGTACAACTTTAATGAGTCAAGACACATATCTTTATGGCACGTTTACCTGGAAAGTCGCCTCGCCTGTCTATACATTTGACAAAAACAGTGTTGTGGGACTATTCACATATTTAAGTGATTCCCAAGAATTAGATATTGAAACTACAAAATGGGGTAAAACCGAAGGAAATCAACTTTGGTATTCTGTACAACCTGCTAAAACTGAAGGGAACACTCAAGGATATCAGGTTCCATTGAGCATTACAGGCACAGACACAATTTATAGAATTGAATGGAAACCCACGTATGTAAGATTCACATCCATGAAGGAAAACGGAGAAATTATAGCAAACTTAAATTACACAAATGTTTCTGGAATCCCGCAGCAGCCCGAGAAAGTTATGATGAATTTATGGTTGTTGGCTCCTCCATCAGATGGAAAAAATATTGAGCTTATTATCAGCGACTTCACAATTAATAACGATTAA
- a CDS encoding glycoside hydrolase family 16 protein, with amino-acid sequence MRTDKYLRWFLALFVVVVSTMPSGATEYPSNGELNWNGLTWDVRSGGGAPGPNTWDANGVYIDDQNRLHLTIEKNAGVWKCSEVDSRNKYGYGTFTWTVDSPVFSYDKNSVVGLFTYLDDLQELDVEISRWGVASGNNLWYSVQPYSLSGNNQGSLESYTGTTIHTIDWQPSSIKFKSTTESGKVLSEFTYTGKIPSNPQYAIMNLWLTEGLAPSDGKNIDLIISDFSYVAYQQGSTSESVDDTSDSSDSSDSSDSKVTRSRSKHSGRRHRR; translated from the coding sequence ATGAGAACAGATAAATATTTAAGATGGTTCCTTGCTCTGTTTGTTGTAGTGGTTTCGACTATGCCCTCAGGAGCTACTGAGTACCCATCAAACGGTGAGCTTAACTGGAATGGTCTTACATGGGATGTAAGATCTGGAGGCGGGGCACCCGGGCCGAACACCTGGGATGCAAATGGTGTTTATATTGATGATCAAAACAGGCTGCATTTAACAATTGAAAAAAATGCAGGTGTATGGAAATGTTCAGAGGTTGACAGTCGCAACAAATACGGATATGGAACATTTACATGGACTGTGGACTCTCCTGTATTTTCATATGACAAAAATAGTGTTGTGGGACTTTTTACATATTTAGACGACTTACAGGAATTAGATGTGGAGATCTCCAGATGGGGTGTAGCCTCCGGGAATAACCTCTGGTACTCTGTGCAACCCTACAGCTTGAGCGGTAATAATCAGGGTTCGTTGGAGAGCTATACTGGTACAACTATCCATACAATTGACTGGCAACCATCCTCAATCAAATTTAAGTCCACAACTGAAAGCGGGAAGGTACTCTCTGAATTTACATATACTGGAAAAATCCCTTCAAATCCTCAATATGCGATTATGAATCTCTGGTTAACTGAAGGGTTAGCTCCATCCGATGGAAAGAACATTGATCTTATAATTAGTGACTTTTCCTATGTGGCATATCAGCAAGGATCTACATCAGAAAGCGTAGATGATACCAGTGATTCCAGCGATTCCAGTGATTCCAGTGATTCTAAAGTCACTAGATCCAGGTCGAAACATTCAGGAAGAAGACATAGAAGATGA
- a CDS encoding HIT family protein: MTENCLFCKIISGEIPSYRIYEDDAVYAFLDIYPASEGHTLVAPKKHFSNFTDMNAEDIALLFEAARKVTTAVEKAFSAEGSNVGINNGEVAGQEVPHVHVHVIPRKKGDGGRGIKSIVWTEPDTTNLGEVAEKIRKAL, from the coding sequence ATGACAGAAAACTGCCTTTTTTGCAAGATAATATCAGGAGAAATCCCTTCATACAGGATATATGAGGATGATGCCGTTTACGCATTTCTTGACATTTACCCGGCAAGCGAGGGGCATACTCTCGTGGCTCCTAAAAAACATTTCAGCAACTTTACGGATATGAATGCAGAAGACATTGCCCTGCTTTTTGAAGCTGCAAGAAAAGTTACGACTGCCGTTGAGAAAGCGTTTTCAGCAGAAGGATCGAACGTAGGCATTAATAATGGGGAAGTGGCAGGACAGGAAGTCCCCCATGTGCATGTACACGTTATTCCAAGGAAAAAAGGGGATGGGGGACGAGGAATAAAATCAATTGTATGGACTGAACCCGACACTACCAATCTAGGAGAAGTTGCAGAGAAGATAAGAAAAGCCCTGTGA
- a CDS encoding YbhN family protein: MGTPTPNTYYEGVLLNLGALRKGIAVILLFAIASILIYTHRTEIILLLEESWKLLRQIQIRYFVLAFLVYLLSVYFFAIRWQKVLSSLGYNLKATDLFPILFGAIFVNNFTPASRFGGEPLRIIWVNRRFGVRYTHALITILFERMVEAIPITLLFLYALYFFPPAQNIFQLHKGVLSWSTALFLFIVLFVAGTGTWLLRKRLEPHLNRLYQNWEQLHKSFVPALLLSCGVWALDIVRLGLIASALSLSIPLHVIATVSILHLLLGSLPITPGGLGIVDGGLIYLLLYFGLPLVSASSFVFLERFISYGLSSAIGFLYLFCYGGFTVWKNTKSH; the protein is encoded by the coding sequence GTGGGAACTCCCACTCCGAATACGTATTATGAAGGTGTACTGTTGAACCTCGGAGCCTTAAGAAAAGGCATTGCAGTCATCTTACTGTTCGCGATAGCATCAATTCTTATCTATACTCACCGAACAGAAATAATACTTCTTTTGGAGGAAAGCTGGAAGTTGCTCCGGCAAATCCAAATTCGTTATTTCGTTCTGGCGTTTTTAGTCTACCTGCTAAGCGTGTACTTCTTTGCGATTCGCTGGCAAAAGGTGCTCTCTTCCCTAGGATATAATCTAAAAGCAACAGATCTTTTTCCCATTCTCTTTGGAGCGATATTTGTAAATAACTTCACCCCGGCAAGCAGGTTTGGGGGGGAACCCCTCCGAATAATCTGGGTCAACCGACGCTTTGGAGTAAGATATACTCATGCCCTTATAACGATCCTCTTCGAAAGGATGGTTGAAGCAATTCCGATTACCCTGCTATTTCTCTACGCGCTTTATTTTTTTCCCCCCGCCCAGAACATTTTTCAGCTTCATAAAGGTGTTCTATCGTGGAGTACGGCCCTTTTCCTGTTCATAGTCCTCTTTGTAGCAGGGACAGGAACCTGGTTACTCCGAAAAAGACTTGAACCTCATCTGAACAGACTTTATCAAAATTGGGAACAACTCCACAAATCTTTTGTTCCTGCACTCCTGCTTTCATGTGGAGTCTGGGCTCTTGATATTGTGCGCCTTGGACTGATTGCTTCAGCCCTGAGCCTCTCTATCCCCCTGCACGTTATAGCAACTGTATCAATCCTGCACCTGCTGCTCGGATCCCTCCCCATTACACCTGGCGGGCTTGGAATTGTTGATGGGGGGCTGATCTACCTGCTCCTGTATTTCGGGCTACCGCTTGTATCTGCTAGCAGCTTCGTGTTTCTTGAGCGTTTCATATCCTATGGGCTCAGCAGCGCGATCGGATTTCTGTATCTGTTTTGTTACGGAGGGTTTACGGTATGGAAAAACACAAAATCGCACTGA
- a CDS encoding DsrE/DsrF/DrsH-like family protein: MGEKAVIVLHSGDMDKVYSALIIANGALAMGMEASIYFTFWGLMRLKKGELENGPLSKMNMMGLGRQMIKKRMDKANVVSLERLMSDFKELGGKIIACEMTMEIMGITKEELRTEWVDEWGAVGSYIQEARDANITLFI; encoded by the coding sequence ATGGGGGAAAAAGCAGTTATTGTCCTGCACAGTGGGGATATGGACAAGGTATACAGTGCGCTTATAATTGCAAACGGAGCCCTGGCAATGGGAATGGAAGCCTCCATATACTTCACCTTCTGGGGGCTCATGCGGCTTAAAAAAGGGGAGCTTGAAAATGGGCCGCTTTCCAAAATGAACATGATGGGCCTGGGCAGGCAGATGATCAAAAAAAGGATGGATAAAGCCAATGTTGTCTCACTTGAGAGACTGATGAGTGATTTCAAGGAACTTGGCGGAAAGATCATAGCCTGTGAGATGACCATGGAGATAATGGGCATAACAAAAGAAGAGCTTCGAACGGAATGGGTGGACGAATGGGGAGCCGTTGGCTCGTATATCCAGGAAGCAAGAGATGCGAACATAACTCTCTTTATCTAA
- a CDS encoding winged helix-turn-helix domain-containing protein produces MSQVSGTSSSLLDAIFLSEKRKNLLMLLKEEGPKSSDEIKNAFDFPWKSMIPQIKKLVDLDLVIYTDGVYSLSEMGVVIVTNVQFLLNTLKIYDDNRAFWSEHDLSPIPFHLLIRIGELGQCKVLKPDLSHIFKVQEDIVKCMLGSSRIMVFTSAIHPAYHLLCLEFLEKEIDVTIILTESVFESIRNECFPQAATSFSDSSVLKLDLSEYKKEVQFFLTCENSHFFVSDEEKQPMMLVVTDKIFALSLLDKNNRIDRNYLVSFEPGALKWGEELFAYYKQNSRQIRSL; encoded by the coding sequence ATGAGCCAAGTTTCTGGTACCAGTTCTTCGTTGCTTGACGCAATTTTCCTTTCTGAAAAAAGAAAGAACCTTCTTATGCTGTTAAAAGAGGAGGGCCCTAAAAGCAGTGATGAGATTAAAAATGCATTTGACTTCCCCTGGAAATCAATGATTCCCCAGATCAAAAAGCTGGTTGATCTGGATCTGGTCATATATACGGATGGAGTGTATTCCCTCTCTGAAATGGGGGTAGTGATAGTCACAAATGTACAGTTTTTGCTAAACACCCTGAAGATATATGACGACAACAGAGCTTTCTGGTCCGAACATGATTTGAGTCCAATTCCTTTCCATCTTCTCATAAGAATCGGGGAGTTGGGGCAGTGCAAGGTCCTGAAACCTGATCTCTCTCATATATTTAAAGTCCAGGAAGATATCGTAAAATGTATGCTGGGTTCTTCCCGCATTATGGTATTTACTTCGGCAATCCATCCCGCTTACCATCTGCTCTGTCTGGAATTTCTAGAAAAAGAGATTGATGTTACAATTATCCTTACGGAATCGGTTTTCGAGAGTATCCGGAATGAGTGCTTCCCCCAGGCAGCCACATCTTTCAGTGACAGCTCCGTTCTCAAGCTGGACCTTTCGGAATACAAAAAGGAAGTTCAGTTCTTTTTGACCTGCGAAAACTCACATTTTTTTGTGTCGGATGAGGAGAAACAACCAATGATGCTTGTAGTAACCGATAAAATCTTTGCGCTTTCTCTGCTTGATAAAAATAACAGAATTGACCGCAACTATCTTGTAAGCTTTGAACCCGGAGCTCTAAAATGGGGAGAAGAACTTTTTGCATATTACAAACAGAATTCCAGGCAGATCCGTTCTCTCTAA
- a CDS encoding class I SAM-dependent methyltransferase translates to MQVERGVNRKEVYEMKKEATGSEKVDNVMEKEILNRQQPHWEKVFSNTCSRFGDEASYPARKTAAILEKEGKTKILELGGGQGRDTCFFASRGFSVHSLDYTESGPKMIKEKAEEAGLGKYVTALRHDVRNSLPFEAGTFDACYSHMLYCMALTTDELEFLCSEIKRVLKPGGINIYTARHTGDAHYGTGKHRGEDMYEITGGFIVHFFSREKVKHLAKGYESFELETFEEGGLPRKLYMVTMQK, encoded by the coding sequence ATGCAGGTTGAAAGGGGAGTTAACAGGAAGGAAGTGTATGAGATGAAGAAGGAAGCTACAGGTAGTGAAAAAGTAGATAACGTCATGGAAAAAGAGATCCTTAACAGGCAGCAGCCTCACTGGGAAAAAGTATTTTCAAACACTTGCTCGAGGTTTGGGGACGAGGCAAGTTATCCGGCCCGAAAAACTGCAGCCATTTTAGAAAAGGAAGGGAAAACGAAAATTCTGGAACTTGGAGGGGGCCAGGGGAGAGATACCTGTTTCTTTGCCAGCAGAGGTTTTTCAGTCCATTCTCTTGACTATACTGAAAGCGGGCCAAAAATGATAAAAGAAAAAGCCGAAGAAGCAGGATTAGGGAAATATGTTACAGCCCTCAGGCACGATGTAAGAAATTCTCTTCCCTTTGAAGCCGGGACATTCGATGCGTGCTATTCCCATATGCTTTACTGCATGGCCCTTACAACAGATGAACTGGAGTTCCTCTGCAGTGAGATCAAAAGGGTGCTCAAACCAGGCGGAATAAATATCTATACAGCCAGGCACACCGGAGATGCCCATTACGGGACAGGAAAGCACCGGGGAGAGGACATGTACGAAATTACAGGCGGCTTTATAGTGCATTTTTTCAGCAGAGAAAAAGTTAAGCACCTTGCAAAAGGATACGAGAGCTTCGAGCTGGAAACATTTGAAGAAGGCGGGCTCCCAAGAAAACTGTATATGGTAACAATGCAAAAATAA
- a CDS encoding glycosyltransferase — protein sequence MVLKNEIENVDTTKSIKLKSELNVTHKGKYGQKTVCRFIKNKYIPVISLFFAILITVSVGTFIYTSTGNMSNLFTHKTILDEPELLQALQTAQASGVTMAIHGWEHENYSEMSPDQAIVDIKKSEAVFKQAGLKSELFVSPYEIFGVPDNPEVVEAIKKEGIAIGTIGEPIYEYTWLWRNMTSFDDPIFQAASAEIRQNKPIVIVLHAQDWNKYTEQFLISYLISTNETDITVRMDDINQATPKEVINDAAKFTQYKSVSKVVFAIIPSGVYDNDDPVVYNIKVNDIMKFYFLFFIIIALLPLSFFVVWRLLSSWNKRKYKNDPQTEINARYPNLVSVLVPAYNEEKSIGRCIEALLCQDYGGPMEIIVINDGSSDGTAKIISTYPVKFIDLKKNGGKANALNRGIEEAKGDILVFTDSDSNMVKDTISCLVKTLMDDSDAQMVTGTVLINNPEKSGVMRRIMIYCQMIEYQLEQEIMRYLQGLGGNILVCPGPSTAVRRSVCDVVRFSDDTIVEDADFTVNVLQKSMKVVQNLQAKVYTNAPETLGAWYKQRTRWWFGYLQVWKIHRQWSVGNSWMIYNYLSYIISVCSILMILLIPYFMLQYNDVTYVALRGLLYVIIPVLLYIILTGWLFGHDKKLLLILIPYVIIYSTFRVFVLSYVYICYLTGIGLKIKFGSRTIDAK from the coding sequence ATGGTTCTAAAAAACGAGATAGAAAACGTAGATACAACTAAAAGTATTAAACTTAAATCCGAGTTAAACGTCACACATAAAGGTAAATACGGTCAAAAGACAGTGTGCCGATTTATAAAGAATAAATACATACCAGTTATTTCACTTTTTTTTGCTATATTGATTACTGTTTCTGTGGGTACATTTATTTATACGTCAACGGGCAACATGAGTAACTTGTTTACTCATAAAACTATTCTGGATGAACCTGAGCTTCTACAAGCACTGCAAACTGCGCAAGCTAGCGGTGTCACGATGGCAATTCATGGTTGGGAGCACGAAAACTATTCAGAGATGTCACCTGACCAAGCAATAGTAGATATAAAAAAAAGTGAAGCTGTTTTTAAACAAGCTGGACTAAAATCAGAACTGTTTGTATCCCCTTATGAGATATTTGGAGTTCCAGATAATCCAGAAGTGGTGGAAGCAATAAAAAAAGAAGGTATTGCCATTGGAACAATTGGAGAGCCAATATACGAATATACATGGCTCTGGAGAAATATGACAAGTTTTGATGACCCTATATTCCAGGCAGCTTCTGCAGAAATAAGACAAAATAAACCTATAGTTATTGTGTTACACGCGCAGGACTGGAATAAGTATACTGAACAGTTCTTAATTAGTTATTTGATATCGACGAATGAGACAGATATCACAGTAAGAATGGATGATATTAATCAGGCTACTCCAAAAGAAGTAATTAATGATGCAGCAAAGTTTACTCAATATAAATCAGTAAGCAAGGTTGTATTCGCAATAATTCCTTCAGGTGTGTATGATAACGATGACCCGGTAGTGTATAACATCAAGGTGAACGACATAATGAAATTCTATTTCTTGTTCTTCATCATAATTGCGCTGCTACCACTATCCTTCTTTGTTGTTTGGAGGCTACTATCCAGTTGGAATAAGAGAAAATACAAAAATGATCCGCAGACTGAAATAAATGCTAGATATCCTAATCTTGTTTCGGTACTAGTTCCGGCATATAATGAGGAAAAATCGATAGGTAGATGTATTGAAGCTCTCCTTTGTCAGGATTATGGCGGCCCGATGGAAATAATCGTAATCAATGATGGCTCAAGTGACGGAACTGCCAAAATCATTTCGACATATCCAGTGAAATTCATAGATCTTAAGAAGAACGGGGGAAAGGCCAATGCTCTTAATAGGGGTATTGAAGAAGCAAAAGGCGATATTTTAGTCTTCACTGATTCTGATTCCAATATGGTAAAGGATACTATTAGCTGCCTGGTAAAAACGCTTATGGATGACAGTGACGCTCAGATGGTAACTGGAACTGTGCTCATAAATAATCCTGAAAAAAGTGGTGTGATGAGAAGAATAATGATATATTGCCAGATGATCGAATATCAGCTTGAGCAAGAAATCATGCGATATCTCCAGGGGTTGGGTGGTAATATTCTTGTGTGCCCGGGCCCGAGTACTGCAGTAAGGCGCAGCGTATGTGATGTTGTGAGGTTCAGTGATGATACAATAGTTGAGGATGCTGATTTCACAGTCAATGTCCTTCAAAAATCTATGAAAGTCGTTCAAAATCTACAAGCAAAAGTTTACACGAATGCGCCAGAAACGCTAGGTGCCTGGTATAAGCAAAGAACGAGATGGTGGTTTGGATATCTTCAGGTGTGGAAAATACACAGGCAATGGTCAGTAGGAAATTCGTGGATGATATATAATTACCTGAGCTACATAATTAGTGTTTGCTCAATTCTCATGATCTTATTGATCCCATATTTCATGTTACAATACAATGATGTGACGTATGTCGCTTTGCGTGGACTACTATATGTCATAATCCCTGTACTACTGTATATTATATTGACGGGTTGGTTATTTGGACACGATAAGAAGCTATTGCTGATATTGATACCTTATGTAATTATTTATTCCACATTTAGGGTCTTCGTGCTCAGTTATGTCTACATTTGCTATCTGACAGGAATAGGTTTGAAAATTAAATTCGGTTCCCGGACAATTGATGCAAAGTAA
- a CDS encoding iron-sulfur cluster assembly scaffold protein, giving the protein MKVERKSEGIKFPYNEKVLEHFRNPHNVGKIENPDGKGLEGSPACGDMVAVYIKVEPETKVIEDVKFESYGCASNIATGSVITDLARGKTLDEAKKITWKQASEELGGLPPIKAHCSVLAVEGLRAAIRDYEEKHGLVTEKEPTTEEVVQRRLKHVMNPLTGLDIIRTNLILKTSVEAGVVRVVVDLPADHQFASAIKEDVMEKLGALWDVERVDVVFTA; this is encoded by the coding sequence ATGAAAGTCGAAAGGAAAAGTGAGGGTATAAAGTTTCCTTATAACGAAAAAGTGCTGGAGCATTTCAGGAACCCGCATAATGTAGGGAAAATAGAGAATCCTGATGGAAAAGGCCTGGAAGGAAGTCCGGCGTGTGGGGATATGGTCGCCGTATATATTAAAGTCGAACCCGAAACAAAGGTTATTGAAGACGTAAAATTCGAATCTTACGGGTGTGCTTCAAATATTGCTACAGGATCCGTAATCACAGACCTTGCACGGGGAAAAACTCTGGATGAAGCAAAGAAAATAACATGGAAACAGGCTTCTGAAGAACTGGGAGGGCTTCCTCCGATTAAAGCCCACTGCTCCGTACTTGCAGTTGAGGGTCTGCGTGCAGCAATCCGTGACTACGAGGAGAAGCACGGGCTTGTTACCGAAAAAGAGCCTACAACCGAAGAGGTCGTCCAGCGGAGGCTCAAACATGTTATGAATCCACTAACTGGCCTTGACATTATCCGTACAAACCTGATCCTTAAAACGAGTGTTGAAGCTGGAGTTGTCAGGGTGGTTGTTGACCTGCCTGCAGATCACCAGTTTGCTTCGGCAATAAAAGAAGATGTAATGGAAAAACTGGGAGCTTTGTGGGATGTAGAAAGAGTGGACGTAGTGTTTACAGCCTGA
- a CDS encoding sulfurtransferase TusA family protein, giving the protein MTELEVDVRGQTCPVPLVECRKAFKKTSPGDLVIVKGTHPASKKEIPMACEAMGFKVLEIEDKEGGKEWEIKIRR; this is encoded by the coding sequence ATGACAGAGCTGGAAGTAGACGTCAGGGGGCAGACCTGTCCAGTCCCGCTGGTAGAGTGCAGAAAAGCATTCAAAAAAACCTCTCCGGGAGACCTTGTAATTGTAAAGGGCACACATCCGGCATCAAAAAAAGAGATTCCCATGGCATGTGAGGCGATGGGGTTCAAGGTACTGGAGATTGAAGACAAAGAGGGAGGGAAAGAGTGGGAGATAAAGATCCGGAGATAA